From a single Anaerolineales bacterium genomic region:
- a CDS encoding COX15/CtaA family protein, whose translation MPKTRNNAVMNWLFIFTVIVAFLVIFGGFVRLTRSGLSIVEWNPINGTIPPMGNHEWEAEFAKYQQTPEYQLINKGMTLDEYKYIFYIEWLHRLIARLAGLFYAIPVFYFLFKKAIPFKEFGIYFLMGSLFIAQAFMGWFMVASGLVDRPAVSHIRLTIHLLFALALFSIALWTALGHKFGFHTATQKAKWSLPSKLALWSTVILLIQIAYGGLTAGLKAGHVSSTWPLMLGRWIPPNLFNSWVNLFETPQTIVFIHRWLAWIGVILVPLVIYIVKKQNYPADIHKGLWWLFGVVVLQITLGVLTVLSYVNIVIALIHQANAIVLLGLAVYFIHRFRALDQK comes from the coding sequence ATGCCAAAAACCAGAAACAATGCCGTGATGAACTGGCTCTTCATTTTCACAGTCATCGTGGCATTTCTCGTCATCTTCGGGGGATTTGTCCGTCTCACCCGCTCAGGATTGTCCATCGTGGAGTGGAATCCCATCAACGGAACCATCCCACCCATGGGAAATCACGAATGGGAGGCGGAATTTGCCAAATACCAGCAAACACCGGAATATCAATTGATCAATAAAGGTATGACGCTGGATGAGTACAAATATATCTTCTACATCGAGTGGCTCCATCGCCTCATCGCCCGTTTGGCAGGGCTGTTCTATGCCATTCCGGTGTTCTACTTCCTTTTTAAGAAAGCCATTCCCTTCAAGGAATTCGGCATCTATTTTTTAATGGGATCACTCTTTATCGCACAAGCCTTCATGGGCTGGTTCATGGTCGCCAGCGGACTTGTCGACCGCCCTGCTGTCAGCCACATCCGCCTGACCATCCACCTGCTTTTCGCGCTTGCGCTGTTCAGCATCGCCCTGTGGACAGCACTTGGTCATAAATTCGGCTTCCATACAGCCACCCAAAAAGCGAAATGGTCACTCCCCTCCAAACTGGCATTGTGGTCAACCGTCATCCTGCTCATCCAGATCGCCTACGGCGGTCTGACCGCAGGACTCAAAGCAGGTCACGTTTCATCCACTTGGCCCCTCATGCTAGGCAGGTGGATCCCCCCCAACCTTTTCAACTCATGGGTCAATCTCTTCGAAACGCCGCAAACCATTGTCTTTATCCATCGCTGGCTGGCGTGGATCGGAGTGATCCTCGTACCGCTGGTAATCTACATCGTCAAAAAACAAAACTATCCCGCAGACATTCACAAAGGTTTGTGGTGGCTCTTTGGAGTGGTCGTCTTGCAGATCACGCTCGGTGTATTGACCGTCCTTTCCTACGTCAATATCGTAATTGCGCTAATTCACCAAGCCAATGCCATCGTACTTTTAGGGCTGGCAGTCTATTTTATTCATAGATTTAGAGCTTTGGACCAAAAGTAA
- a CDS encoding tetratricopeptide repeat protein, with translation MPERDDVFQKAMNDGHSAAWDQEWGKAANAYRRALEEFPDHPKALNSLGLALYQLNNVEEALQIYTRVSKITPDDPVSMEKVAQLSERTGDLKAAVDAAIRAGDLFLKQRDTEKALENWVRVTNINPENAIAHSRLAQVHEKLGHKQQAVMEYLAIASIIQRAGNMEKTLEMVNKAQSLLPDSPEVKQAQTLLKTGQLLPRPVRGKGGTGPIRMAQVKELQKPLASRASSGLDPVAEARQKALTQLAELLFEYSDDSPAAQERRGLSAIVKGTGGLSMQHAEQTKVVLHLGQAIDAQSKGNESQAAEEMEGALEAGFKHPALYFTLGLLRFKGERFETAQRFLQNSVKHNDYALPTRLLLGQMLERKSLHHEAALEYLEALKSADAMTVPAEIADDIRQQYEPLIEAYQNQTDEEAIRKICQNIHGLLMRPDWREQLHKTREQMPKQEGDLPAPLAEVILQAQSSSVLESMNHINQLARTGSLRSAMDEAYDALQYAPTYLPLHTLMGDLLVQEGRPNDAITKFGVVAQAYSARGEALQATKLLRRIIQISPMDMSARKRLIEQFVARGQTDDAVREYLELAAIYYRLAELDMARKTFTTALRLVQQGNASRDWNVHILQRMADIDMQRLDWKQALRVFEQIRTLSPDDDAVRKQIIELNLRMAQPDKAINELENYINHLESQNKNEPALAFLEELVNDHGDQPLLKRTFAAQLHRANRTAQAVRVLDELGDTLFQNGDKHGAMEVINQIILMSPPNVEDYRQLYDQMRKG, from the coding sequence ATGCCCGAACGAGACGACGTATTTCAAAAAGCAATGAACGATGGGCACTCCGCCGCCTGGGACCAGGAGTGGGGCAAGGCAGCCAATGCCTACCGCCGCGCGCTGGAGGAGTTTCCCGATCATCCCAAGGCGCTAAACAGCCTGGGGCTTGCGCTCTATCAACTTAACAATGTCGAAGAGGCATTGCAGATCTATACGCGCGTCTCCAAGATCACGCCCGACGACCCAGTGTCGATGGAAAAAGTGGCACAACTTTCCGAGCGGACCGGCGACTTAAAAGCCGCCGTGGATGCGGCGATCCGCGCAGGGGATCTCTTTCTCAAACAACGCGATACCGAAAAGGCGCTGGAAAACTGGGTGCGCGTCACCAACATCAACCCTGAAAACGCAATCGCCCATTCGCGTCTTGCGCAAGTCCACGAAAAACTGGGGCATAAACAACAGGCAGTGATGGAGTATCTCGCCATTGCCAGCATCATCCAACGCGCAGGCAACATGGAAAAAACGCTGGAGATGGTAAATAAAGCCCAATCCCTTCTGCCCGACAGTCCCGAAGTGAAACAGGCGCAGACGCTTCTCAAAACGGGACAACTGCTTCCAAGACCCGTGCGCGGGAAAGGCGGGACAGGTCCCATCCGCATGGCGCAGGTCAAGGAATTACAAAAACCGCTTGCTTCGCGCGCCTCCTCCGGGCTGGACCCGGTTGCTGAGGCGCGCCAGAAGGCATTGACCCAGCTGGCGGAGTTACTCTTCGAATATTCCGACGACAGCCCAGCCGCACAGGAACGCCGCGGTCTATCCGCCATTGTGAAAGGCACAGGCGGTCTCTCCATGCAGCACGCCGAACAGACCAAGGTCGTCCTGCATCTCGGTCAGGCAATTGATGCGCAGTCCAAAGGCAATGAATCGCAGGCTGCGGAGGAAATGGAAGGCGCACTCGAAGCAGGTTTCAAACATCCAGCCTTGTATTTCACGCTCGGACTTTTACGTTTTAAAGGCGAGCGTTTCGAAACCGCCCAGCGCTTCCTGCAAAACTCCGTCAAGCATAACGACTACGCGCTTCCAACCCGTCTTCTGTTGGGACAAATGCTCGAACGAAAATCGCTCCACCATGAAGCGGCTTTGGAATATCTGGAAGCGTTGAAATCCGCCGATGCCATGACCGTCCCTGCCGAAATTGCCGACGACATCCGTCAGCAATATGAACCGCTGATCGAGGCGTATCAAAACCAAACGGATGAAGAGGCGATCCGCAAAATCTGTCAGAACATCCACGGACTCCTGATGCGTCCCGACTGGCGGGAGCAACTCCACAAAACTCGCGAACAAATGCCAAAACAGGAGGGCGATCTGCCTGCCCCGCTCGCAGAGGTCATCCTGCAAGCCCAATCCAGTTCGGTGCTCGAATCGATGAACCATATCAACCAATTGGCGCGTACGGGCAGTTTGCGCTCCGCCATGGACGAGGCGTATGACGCACTTCAATACGCCCCCACCTACCTACCGCTCCACACGCTCATGGGCGACCTGCTCGTTCAGGAAGGGCGCCCGAACGACGCCATTACAAAGTTCGGCGTGGTGGCGCAAGCCTATAGCGCTCGCGGCGAAGCGCTGCAAGCGACAAAACTTCTGCGTCGCATCATCCAGATCTCGCCCATGGATATGAGCGCGCGCAAACGCTTGATCGAACAATTCGTGGCGCGCGGTCAAACCGACGATGCTGTCCGCGAATACCTTGAACTTGCAGCCATCTATTACCGCCTCGCCGAACTGGACATGGCGCGCAAGACCTTTACCACCGCCCTGCGGCTTGTCCAGCAAGGCAACGCCAGCCGCGATTGGAATGTACATATCCTGCAACGCATGGCGGATATCGACATGCAGCGGCTGGATTGGAAACAAGCTCTGCGCGTCTTCGAACAGATCCGCACCCTTTCGCCGGACGACGATGCCGTGCGAAAACAGATCATCGAACTCAACTTGCGCATGGCGCAGCCGGACAAAGCCATCAACGAACTTGAAAATTACATCAACCACCTGGAAAGCCAGAACAAGAATGAACCGGCGCTTGCCTTCCTCGAGGAACTGGTCAACGACCATGGCGACCAGCCTTTGCTCAAGCGCACCTTCGCGGCGCAGCTTCACCGAGCCAACCGCACAGCACAAGCCGTCCGCGTACTCGATGAACTGGGCGATACCCTCTTCCAAAACGGTGACAAACATGGCGCAATGGAGGTCATCAACCAGATCATCCTGATGAGCCCGCCCAATGTGGAAGATTATCGCCAACTATACGACCAGATGCGAAAAGGATGA
- the polA gene encoding DNA polymerase I: MPPTLYLIDGHALAYRMYFALTAGGSSQRWVNSKGEPTAGIYGFARELIRVLEQEKPEYLAVAFDVGKTFRDDIFPEYKATREKMPDDLRPQIERIREMVDLFNIPRLEMDGYEADDVLGTVARLAAGQGLGVKIITGDRDLLQLVNERTAVYLAGDDQTYITDADVVKKLGVRPSQVVDYKAIVGDTSDNIPGVKGVGEKTAISLLEKFETLDNVYANLDQVEKRWQGKLESSKEMAYMSRDLARIETNLTMKFDLEHAKVTPFDGTKLEAFFKEMEFRTLISKVPAISGGVAETTLTSAPKTAKTKSGQMTMFVNEPQVVTEIKPSNIEVVIVDTEAKLRDLVKELSKAKVISFDTETTDTDEMRADMVGISLSVQEGTGYYIPIGHTSGNNLSLEMVIAALMPSMTNPKIGKLAHNAKYDYILLARHGLVTSPLTFDTMLAEFIADPSSRNMGLKNLAAAKLDEEMTHIEELIGKGKKQISMADVAIETAANYAAADAETTLRLMPIMERELERVNGRNILDEIDMPLSAVLAEMEMTGALVDTDFFGKMSKDLASRLAEIEKEIFGHVGKTFNINSPQQLSDVLFNHLRLEPPDKGRKTTTGFYSTSADVLEALRGKHPVLDFILEHRELSKLKSTYVDALPAAINPNTGRVHTSYSQIGAVTGRLSSNNPNLQNIPIRTETGRRVRNGFIADKGNVLLSVDYSQIELRIVAHMAQDEAMLTAFRAGEDIHATTAAAIYDIELDKVTKDMRRHAKAINFGLIYGMSAFGLTRTTELTLAEAEDFVKAYFRKFPGIKNYLDGIRRQAAEIGYVETLLGRRRYFPALQTKTNVQMKNREEREAINAPIQGTAADIMKIAMIRIPSALQSAGLTGKMLLQVHDELVLECPEKEMEKTAQVVQGTMSNAYPMSIPLETEARAGVNWGEMKVIIT; the protein is encoded by the coding sequence ATGCCCCCAACTCTCTACTTGATCGACGGACACGCACTTGCCTACCGCATGTACTTCGCCCTGACCGCGGGTGGAAGTTCGCAGCGCTGGGTGAACTCCAAAGGTGAACCGACGGCAGGCATCTACGGTTTTGCGCGCGAACTGATCCGCGTGCTGGAGCAGGAAAAGCCCGAATACCTCGCCGTAGCCTTCGACGTTGGAAAAACCTTCCGCGATGATATCTTCCCTGAATACAAAGCCACGCGCGAGAAAATGCCCGATGACCTGCGTCCGCAGATCGAACGCATCCGCGAGATGGTGGATCTGTTCAATATCCCGCGCCTCGAAATGGATGGCTACGAAGCGGACGATGTGCTTGGCACGGTGGCGCGTCTCGCCGCCGGGCAAGGACTGGGCGTAAAGATCATCACCGGCGACCGAGACCTGCTGCAGCTGGTCAACGAGCGCACGGCGGTCTATCTCGCAGGCGATGACCAAACCTACATCACCGATGCGGATGTGGTCAAAAAATTGGGCGTGCGTCCGAGTCAAGTAGTGGATTACAAAGCCATCGTCGGCGATACATCCGATAACATCCCCGGCGTGAAGGGTGTGGGTGAAAAAACCGCCATCTCCCTGCTCGAAAAATTCGAGACGCTGGACAATGTCTATGCGAATCTCGACCAGGTGGAAAAACGTTGGCAGGGGAAACTTGAATCCAGCAAGGAAATGGCGTACATGAGCCGCGACCTCGCGCGGATCGAAACGAATTTGACCATGAAATTCGACCTCGAACACGCGAAAGTCACGCCATTCGACGGCACAAAACTCGAGGCGTTTTTCAAGGAAATGGAATTCCGCACGCTGATCAGCAAAGTCCCTGCCATCAGCGGAGGCGTGGCAGAAACCACATTAACGTCCGCGCCGAAGACTGCCAAAACCAAAAGCGGGCAGATGACGATGTTCGTCAACGAGCCGCAGGTTGTGACGGAGATCAAGCCTTCGAACATCGAAGTCGTCATCGTGGATACGGAAGCGAAGTTGAGAGACCTTGTCAAAGAACTTTCCAAAGCCAAGGTCATTTCGTTCGACACAGAAACCACCGACACGGACGAAATGCGCGCGGATATGGTCGGCATATCGCTTTCCGTACAAGAAGGGACCGGCTATTACATTCCCATCGGTCATACATCGGGGAACAACCTTTCGCTGGAAATGGTCATCGCAGCGCTGATGCCATCCATGACGAACCCGAAGATCGGCAAGCTCGCGCACAATGCAAAATATGATTACATCCTCCTCGCGCGGCATGGACTCGTCACATCCCCGCTGACGTTCGACACCATGCTGGCAGAGTTCATCGCAGACCCGTCCTCGCGCAATATGGGGCTGAAGAATCTCGCCGCCGCAAAGCTCGATGAAGAAATGACCCACATCGAAGAACTGATCGGCAAGGGAAAAAAGCAGATCAGCATGGCAGACGTTGCAATTGAGACTGCCGCGAACTACGCCGCTGCCGATGCCGAAACCACCCTGCGACTGATGCCGATCATGGAGCGAGAACTGGAACGTGTGAACGGCAGGAACATTCTTGACGAGATTGACATGCCGCTCAGCGCCGTGCTCGCCGAAATGGAAATGACCGGCGCGCTGGTGGATACCGATTTCTTTGGCAAAATGTCAAAGGATCTGGCAAGCCGTCTCGCGGAAATCGAAAAGGAGATATTCGGTCACGTCGGAAAGACATTCAATATTAATTCGCCGCAGCAACTCTCGGATGTGCTATTCAACCACCTGCGCCTCGAACCACCCGACAAAGGGCGCAAAACGACGACAGGCTTTTACTCCACCTCGGCGGACGTGCTGGAGGCATTGCGCGGAAAACATCCCGTGTTGGATTTCATCCTTGAACACCGCGAACTCTCCAAATTAAAATCCACTTATGTGGATGCGCTTCCCGCCGCGATCAACCCAAATACAGGGCGCGTGCACACCTCCTACAGCCAGATCGGCGCGGTGACGGGACGCCTCTCGTCCAATAACCCGAACTTGCAGAACATCCCCATCCGCACCGAAACAGGACGGAGAGTCCGCAACGGGTTTATCGCGGACAAGGGAAACGTTCTGCTCTCGGTGGATTATTCGCAGATCGAGCTGCGCATCGTCGCGCACATGGCGCAGGACGAAGCCATGCTGACTGCCTTCCGCGCGGGAGAGGACATCCACGCCACGACCGCCGCCGCCATCTACGATATCGAATTGGACAAGGTCACCAAGGATATGCGCCGCCACGCCAAAGCCATCAACTTCGGGTTGATCTACGGCATGTCGGCATTTGGACTCACCCGCACCACCGAGTTGACGCTGGCAGAGGCGGAGGATTTCGTCAAAGCCTATTTCAGGAAATTCCCCGGCATAAAAAACTATCTGGACGGCATCCGCCGCCAGGCTGCCGAGATCGGTTACGTCGAAACCCTGCTCGGGCGTAGAAGATATTTCCCGGCATTGCAGACCAAGACCAATGTCCAGATGAAGAACCGCGAGGAGCGCGAAGCCATCAACGCACCGATCCAAGGCACGGCGGCTGACATCATGAAGATCGCAATGATCCGCATCCCGTCCGCGCTCCAATCTGCGGGGTTGACAGGGAAAATGCTTCTGCAAGTCCATGATGAACTCGTGCTGGAATGCCCCGAAAAGGAAATGGAAAAGACTGCGCAGGTCGTGCAGGGAACAATGTCAAACGCCTACCCAATGAGCATCCCCTTGGAAACGGAAGCAAGAGCCGGTGTGAACTGGGGCGAGATGAAGGTTATAATTACATAA
- a CDS encoding transposase, translating to MPADILIVTPNSSFGETVHRKLEESSLYRAHVVNNKASAVVRADEVGAPLAMLDAALGEDWVNEIGNALRTVRQGINLIILCDEEGDPPAFDDLRPWILVRKPFRLAEFMNAISKPQPSPSPAVPITQHTTIPWLSDVSKAAQHLTRLTLESSAQAALITRKSDLWAYAGGLSQNAAKEVAQAVTRNWDGQKGSDLLRFIRLESTKAEHMLYATRLTSDTVLALVFDAETPFSTIRSQASQLVNDLGSEHTDHRPAQVLSDAMNEEEDINIPSISNILTDIPAPTPEPPSTHIFSVPRQKEDFDPNQTRVAESLSNASVFNRDANPPQRRQNIEVTQQSQSQERGVETQTTFDDVEVTAPSRSKPRPSTPVAVPQPGEADVTRESPTTEAAKKLVVEPITAGLYHLTYACLLVPRFSSHYITGDLADHMGEWLPNICIAFGWRLEFLAVRPEYLQWVVNVQPNTSPGYLMRIMRQQTSEKIFSEFPRLKKENPSGDFWAPGYLIMGGTQPHPAQLVKDYIRQTRQRQGQEDS from the coding sequence ATGCCAGCGGACATCCTGATCGTCACTCCCAACTCCAGCTTTGGAGAAACCGTCCATCGTAAATTGGAGGAATCATCCCTCTATCGGGCGCACGTTGTCAACAACAAGGCATCCGCTGTGGTACGAGCGGACGAAGTTGGCGCCCCGCTTGCCATGCTTGATGCTGCGCTTGGCGAAGACTGGGTGAACGAAATCGGCAACGCGTTACGCACCGTCCGGCAGGGCATCAACCTGATCATCCTGTGCGATGAAGAAGGCGATCCGCCCGCATTCGATGACTTGCGCCCGTGGATCCTTGTCCGCAAGCCGTTTAGATTGGCAGAATTTATGAACGCAATCAGCAAACCCCAACCATCCCCCTCCCCGGCAGTGCCCATCACGCAGCACACCACCATTCCGTGGTTAAGCGATGTGAGCAAAGCCGCCCAGCACCTCACCCGTCTCACGTTGGAATCGTCCGCGCAAGCTGCGCTGATCACCCGCAAAAGCGACCTGTGGGCATACGCGGGCGGTCTCTCGCAAAACGCCGCGAAGGAAGTTGCGCAAGCTGTTACACGGAATTGGGACGGGCAGAAAGGCTCCGATCTCCTGCGTTTCATTCGACTGGAAAGCACAAAAGCGGAGCATATGCTGTACGCCACCCGCCTCACCTCCGACACCGTGCTTGCTCTTGTTTTCGATGCTGAGACTCCCTTTAGCACGATCCGCTCCCAGGCGAGCCAGCTTGTGAACGATCTCGGCAGCGAGCACACAGACCATCGTCCCGCGCAGGTTTTATCCGATGCGATGAACGAGGAGGAAGACATCAACATCCCCTCGATCTCGAACATTCTTACGGACATTCCCGCCCCCACGCCCGAACCCCCCTCCACACACATCTTCAGCGTGCCGCGCCAAAAGGAGGATTTCGATCCCAATCAGACGCGTGTCGCGGAATCTCTGTCGAACGCATCCGTCTTCAACCGGGATGCGAATCCGCCCCAGCGCAGGCAAAACATCGAGGTGACGCAGCAATCTCAAAGTCAGGAACGAGGCGTGGAAACCCAGACCACGTTCGATGATGTGGAAGTGACCGCCCCGTCCCGCTCGAAACCGAGACCCAGTACGCCCGTTGCCGTCCCGCAGCCCGGCGAAGCGGACGTCACCCGTGAAAGTCCGACCACCGAGGCGGCAAAGAAACTGGTGGTGGAGCCGATCACGGCGGGGCTGTATCACCTGACTTATGCGTGCCTGCTCGTGCCGCGCTTTTCATCGCATTACATCACCGGCGATCTTGCGGATCATATGGGTGAATGGCTGCCGAATATCTGCATTGCCTTCGGCTGGCGGCTCGAATTTTTGGCTGTGCGCCCCGAATATTTGCAGTGGGTTGTGAACGTCCAGCCGAATACATCGCCCGGTTACCTGATGCGCATCATGCGACAGCAAACGTCCGAGAAGATTTTTAGTGAATTTCCGCGTTTGAAGAAGGAAAATCCATCCGGCGATTTTTGGGCGCCCGGTTATCTCATCATGGGCGGAACACAGCCGCACCCTGCGCAATTGGTGAAAGATTACATCCGCCAGACGCGCCAGCGGCAGGGACAGGAAGATTCGTAG
- a CDS encoding pyridoxal-phosphate dependent enzyme codes for MTTIDLTIHKDRRARAIQRAKERNIIIPTYAQMKDPSKIPAKIQDELKGIGLWDIHPLNLFRITWKNQPTASGGTFGGVNFIELPSSLTGVKARIIAIVGKWFPTGAHKVGAAFSCLVPRLVTGQFDPTTQKAVWPSTGNYCRGGAYDSALLACESIAILPEGMSKERFEWLAKVAGETIKTPGSESNVKEIFDKCWELRNSGQDLMIFDQFQEFGNYLWHYEVTGHAMEEVLKQVMGPNDSYRGMASATGSAGTIASGDYLKQLFPESKIVASEALQCPTLLENGFGAHRIEGIGDKHVPWVHNTKNTDVVVAIDDNAVVNIARLFNEENGRALLAEKGIPEATISNLDLLGFSGISNVLSAIKAAKYYEMGENDIMLTIATDSMELYRSRLHEMHQEFGQYTERDAAADFARYLHGQSTDNMLELRYTDRRRVHNLKYYTWVEQQGKTYEEIQAQWYQPDYWTNVQKQADEIDELIVEFNKEVGLI; via the coding sequence ATGACCACGATCGACCTGACCATCCATAAAGACCGCCGCGCCCGCGCCATCCAACGCGCCAAAGAACGCAACATCATCATCCCCACCTACGCCCAAATGAAGGATCCATCCAAGATCCCTGCAAAGATCCAGGATGAATTGAAAGGCATCGGGCTGTGGGATATTCACCCCCTCAACCTGTTCCGCATCACCTGGAAGAATCAACCCACCGCTTCCGGCGGGACCTTTGGCGGAGTCAATTTCATCGAGCTTCCTTCCTCGCTGACGGGAGTCAAAGCCCGCATCATCGCCATCGTCGGGAAATGGTTCCCAACCGGCGCACACAAGGTCGGGGCGGCGTTCTCCTGTCTCGTCCCGAGACTGGTCACCGGTCAGTTCGACCCGACCACTCAAAAAGCTGTCTGGCCCTCCACGGGCAATTACTGCCGTGGCGGCGCATACGATTCAGCGTTACTGGCGTGTGAATCCATCGCCATCCTGCCCGAAGGCATGTCAAAGGAACGCTTTGAATGGCTTGCAAAAGTTGCGGGCGAAACCATCAAGACCCCCGGCTCCGAATCGAACGTCAAAGAAATCTTCGACAAATGCTGGGAACTCCGCAACTCCGGTCAGGACCTGATGATCTTCGATCAATTCCAGGAATTCGGCAACTATCTCTGGCACTACGAAGTGACCGGTCATGCGATGGAGGAAGTGCTCAAACAGGTCATGGGACCGAACGACAGTTATCGCGGCATGGCATCCGCGACCGGCTCGGCAGGCACCATCGCCAGCGGCGATTACCTGAAGCAACTCTTCCCCGAAAGCAAGATCGTCGCCAGCGAAGCGCTGCAATGCCCGACCCTGCTCGAAAACGGGTTTGGCGCACACCGCATCGAAGGCATCGGCGATAAACATGTGCCGTGGGTGCATAACACCAAGAATACCGATGTGGTCGTCGCCATCGACGATAATGCCGTGGTCAACATCGCCCGTCTCTTCAACGAAGAGAATGGACGCGCGCTCCTCGCTGAAAAAGGCATTCCCGAAGCAACGATCTCCAATCTCGACCTGCTCGGTTTCTCCGGCATCTCGAACGTACTCTCCGCGATCAAAGCCGCCAAATATTACGAAATGGGCGAGAACGACATCATGCTTACCATCGCCACCGACTCGATGGAACTCTACCGCTCGCGCCTGCACGAAATGCATCAGGAGTTCGGTCAATACACCGAGCGCGATGCCGCCGCGGACTTTGCCCGCTACCTGCACGGACAGTCCACGGACAACATGCTTGAACTGCGCTACACCGACCGCCGCCGCGTGCACAACCTGAAATACTATACCTGGGTCGAACAGCAGGGCAAGACCTACGAAGAGATCCAGGCGCAGTGGTATCAGCCCGATTACTGGACCAACGTCCAGAAGCAGGCGGATGAGATCGACGAACTGATCGTGGAATTCAACAAGGAAGTTGGTTTAATCTAG
- a CDS encoding sodium ion-translocating decarboxylase subunit beta has product MDLSSLIPELIKGFSNFTLGNGVMIAAALILIYLAVFKEIEPVLLLPIGFGCMLANIPLSGMTAVEGMMGVLYNAGIKTELFPLLIFIGVGAMIDFSPLLAQPKMVLLGAAGQFGIFGTLILAIWLGFPLNQAASIGVIGAIDGPTSIFVASKLAPELLAPIAVAAYSYMSLIPIIQPPLMRLLTTKKERMIKMEYAPKPISKRTLIFFPVVITLVVGILVPEATPLISMLMLGNLLKVTGVVDRLSNAAQNEIINIATLFLGLAIGSTMSAEAFLNLDTGKIMVLGLFAFALDTVAGLLFGKLMSVMSGGKINPLIGAAGISAFPMAGRLAAKTANDEDPDNFILMHAMGANTAGQLGSVIAGGILLSVVSKMMGI; this is encoded by the coding sequence ATGGATTTATCATCCCTCATCCCCGAACTGATAAAAGGTTTTTCGAATTTCACGCTGGGCAACGGCGTGATGATCGCCGCCGCATTGATATTGATCTATCTCGCCGTGTTCAAGGAGATCGAGCCCGTTTTGTTATTGCCCATCGGCTTCGGTTGTATGCTGGCGAATATTCCGCTTTCGGGAATGACCGCCGTGGAAGGCATGATGGGCGTTTTGTACAACGCGGGCATCAAAACGGAATTGTTCCCGCTGCTCATCTTCATCGGTGTCGGCGCGATGATCGATTTTTCGCCGCTGCTGGCGCAGCCAAAAATGGTCTTGCTCGGCGCGGCGGGACAGTTCGGCATCTTCGGCACGTTGATCCTGGCGATCTGGCTGGGATTCCCGCTTAATCAAGCCGCATCCATCGGCGTGATCGGCGCGATCGACGGACCGACATCCATTTTTGTGGCAAGCAAACTTGCGCCCGAACTGCTCGCGCCGATTGCGGTGGCGGCATATTCGTACATGAGTTTGATCCCGATCATCCAGCCGCCGTTGATGCGTTTGCTCACCACGAAAAAAGAACGCATGATCAAAATGGAGTATGCGCCCAAGCCCATCTCCAAACGGACGTTGATCTTCTTCCCCGTGGTCATCACGTTGGTGGTCGGCATTCTCGTCCCTGAAGCCACGCCGCTCATCTCCATGCTCATGCTCGGCAACCTGCTCAAGGTCACTGGCGTGGTGGACCGTTTGAGCAATGCCGCGCAAAACGAGATCATCAACATCGCTACGTTGTTCCTCGGGCTTGCCATCGGCTCGACCATGAGCGCGGAAGCATTCCTGAATTTGGATACGGGCAAGATCATGGTGCTCGGTCTATTCGCCTTTGCGCTCGACACGGTGGCGGGATTGCTCTTCGGCAAACTGATGTCTGTAATGAGCGGCGGAAAGATCAATCCGCTCATTGGCGCGGCTGGCATTTCCGCCTTTCCGATGGCAGGACGCCTTGCGGCAAAAACCGCCAACGACGAAGACCCCGATAACTTCATCCTCATGCACGCCATGGGCGCGAATACGGCGGGTCAGTTGGGCAGCGTCATTGCGGGCGGCATTTTGCTCTCGGTCGTCAGCAAGATGATGGGGATATAA
- a CDS encoding biotin/lipoyl-containing protein, whose translation MKQKLTVNNQVHEVEIEDINARPVIVHVDGVRFEVMPEKQNQVETRNEADRKTESQPYKPNPAPVPAPSPNLALSGNSLTSPLPGTVVNIFVKAGDKVEAGQVVLVIEAMKMKNSIRSTYSGTVGDVLVSEGQSVAHKQALIKFADLGEASWM comes from the coding sequence ATGAAACAAAAACTCACAGTCAACAACCAAGTTCATGAAGTAGAGATCGAAGATATCAACGCGCGTCCCGTCATCGTGCATGTGGATGGCGTGCGGTTTGAGGTCATGCCTGAGAAACAGAATCAGGTTGAAACAAGAAATGAAGCGGACAGAAAAACGGAGAGCCAGCCGTACAAGCCGAATCCCGCTCCTGTCCCTGCACCGTCTCCCAATCTCGCATTGAGCGGCAACTCGCTGACCTCCCCCCTGCCCGGGACGGTCGTCAATATTTTTGTGAAGGCAGGCGACAAGGTGGAGGCGGGGCAGGTGGTGCTGGTGATCGAAGCGATGAAGATGAAGAACAGCATCCGCTCGACGTACAGCGGCACGGTTGGCGATGTGCTGGTGAGCGAAGGTCAGAGCGTGGCACACAAACAGGCGCTGATCAAGTTCGCCGATCTGGGCGAAGCGTCGTGGATGTAA